Sequence from the Maribacter aquivivus genome:
TGATGGTTGGGTTCCTGAACAGAAAATTAATGTGGAACAAGCATTAACTGCGTATACCAAAGATGCTGCTTACAGCTCATTTGATGAAGACATAAAAGGAACATTAGAACCAGGCAAGTTGGCAGATTTTGTTATTCTGAGCGAAAATTTGCTTCAAGTTGAACCAACGACATTAAAAGATGTGAAGGTTTTGGAGACATACGTTGGAGGTAAAAGGATGTTCTCATCTAATTTAGATATTAATAAATAAGTCATATTTGACATAATTGCCGATAAATCTCTCACTTTATGTGATTTGTCAACTAATCGGCATAGCTTTGCGCTTTAATTACAAAAGTGATTGTTATGGCGTTGTTTACCGATTTAAAGATTTCTAGAAATTTAGAGAAAGCTCTGGCTGATTTAGGTTTCGAAAATACAACCCCAATTCAAGAGAAAGCTTTCCCTATTGTAATGAGTGGTAGCGATGTTGTTGGTATAGCCCAGACGGGTACAGGTAAAACATTTGCTTACCTACTTCCTATTTTAAATACGCTGAGTTTTTCTAAAGAAATTCATCCTAAGGTAATTATTCTAGTACCCACGCGTGAACTTGTGGTACAAGTTGTAGAAGAAGCAGAAAAACTAGCTAAATATGCAGGCATTCGTGTTCTTGGTGTATTTGGTGGTAAAAGTATGTTGCGCCAAAAAGAGGCTTTGGCATTAGGTACAGATGTTCTTGTAGCAACACCTGCAAGATTGTATGATTTGATTCTAACAAAGGCCGTTCAGTTAAAACAAGTAAAGAAACTTGTTATTGATGAGGTCGATGTAATGCTAGATTTAGGCTTTAGGTTTCAGCTCGTAAATATTTTTGAGCTTTTACCACAGAAGAGACAGAATATTATGTTTTCGGCCACGATGACTGATGATATCGAGTTGTTTATTACTGATTTTTTTACCGGTGTTCAGAAAATTGCGATTGCCGTTAGTGGAACTCCGCTAGAGAATATTACCCAATACGGTTACGCCACACCTAACTTTTATACGAAAGTAAATTTGTTGGTCAGTTTATTGCAAAATGAAGAAACGTACCACAAGGTGTTAGTATTTGTATCAAGCAAGCGTAGTGCCGATTTACTCTTTAAAGAATTGGCAGAATTTTTTAGTGAAGAAATATGTATTATACA
This genomic interval carries:
- a CDS encoding DEAD/DEAH box helicase codes for the protein MALFTDLKISRNLEKALADLGFENTTPIQEKAFPIVMSGSDVVGIAQTGTGKTFAYLLPILNTLSFSKEIHPKVIILVPTRELVVQVVEEAEKLAKYAGIRVLGVFGGKSMLRQKEALALGTDVLVATPARLYDLILTKAVQLKQVKKLVIDEVDVMLDLGFRFQLVNIFELLPQKRQNIMFSATMTDDIELFITDFFTGVQKIAIAVSGTPLENITQYGYATPNFYTKVNLLVSLLQNEETYHKVLVFVSSKRSADLLFKELAEFFSEEICIIHSNKTQNYRLRSINQFDEGKNRILVTTDVMARGLDLQEISHVINFDTPKFPENYMHRIGRTGRAEKEGTSILLYTEQEEEAKDAIEDLMSHKVNLLPLPNDVEIATQLTFDEQPKHREHENPLNINEDERGASFHEKSDKNKKENQGGSYKRIIKKKYTKSKTRGDKNYGKRGRHKF